Within the Pseudanabaena sp. BC1403 genome, the region TTACCTGCTATCTAAGATAAGTTTAAGCAGTACAAAGATAAAGCCAGTTACAAAATTGGTAACGGTCACACTAATTTTCGATCAAGAGAATTCATGCATTTTTTAAAAGTTTTGCAATCTCATCAGTATATATAAATCTACTTTCATCTTCTGCGCGATCGCAACCTCGATTTCAGTTACAAACCATTACCGATTCGCAAAGAAAGCCGACCAGTATTTGGGCAGACAGCAAATTTTAATTTACAAGATACTTTAAATCCTCTAGGATCTGGCTACTGCAATTACTCTAAATCTTATGACTGGCTTTGAACCACTTATTACACCTCTAGTTGCGATCGCGCTCGAAGTACTGAAAGACAGTGGTAAGAAGGAAGGCGAAAATATTTTTGCAAGCTGGATGAAGCGAGATGTTGGTAAGGATTTACAGGATGTCGTATTTAAAGCGATGGGTAAATATATCGAGAGTTACACTAAACGACATGGCAAACTCAAAGTATTGGGAATGAAAGATCCTGTTGAGTTAGATGAGATATTTACAACAGTTCAGTTATTGGGAGAGGATGAGATTCAGCAGTTTGCGACTATTGATGATTTGGAAAAGCTTTACCGTGAAGCTGGTCAGAGATTACTGCGATATCGCTCTAAAGAAAGGCAAGATGGGATTACTGTTGCCAGTAAAAAGCAATTTCTAATGGTGTTGGGCGCGCCAGGGGCAGGTAAATCTACTTTTCTTCGCAAAATTGGTTTGGAATCTTTTAAAGGAAAAAAGGGCAACTTTAAGCATCAAGCCATTCCAGTTTTACTAGAACTTAAGAAATTCACTGAGAGCAAAATCGATCTCAAGGCGTTGATTGAGGCGGAGTTTACTACCTGTGGATTTCCTAAGCCCAAAGAATTTACAGAAAGTGCTTTAGATAAGGGAAAATTGCTAGTTTTGCTAGATGGTCTGGATGAAGTACCTTCAGCGAATGTCAACTCTGTCATTGATGCAATTCAAGATTTTGTAGATCGCTACGACAAAAATCGCTACATTGCCTCTTGTCGTACTGCCGCCTATCGCTATAATTTCAAGCGTTTTAGTGATGTGATTTTGTCGGAGTTTGATGATGGACAGATTCAGCAGTTTATCAATAATTGGTTTCGCTCCGAAGAAGACAAACAGGCGGGAACGGCGGCGCTTTGTTGGGAATTGCTAGAACGTGATGAAAATAAAGCGGCAAAGGAACTTGCCCATAGTCCGATTTTGCTAACTTTTCTCTGCCTGACCTATGACAAGTCACAAACCTTTGCTAATAATCGCAGTGGTCTATACAAGAAGGCTTTGCGGATTCTCTTGGAGGAATGGGCTGCTGAGAAGCGAATTATGCGACAGGCGATCTATGAGGGTTTGAGCGTAGAGCTAGAGGAAGTGTTACTTTCAGAAATTGCCTGTGAGGGTTTTGCGGCAGATCGCTTATTTATTCCTCAGTCTCAATTGGTTGAGCGAATTAAGGAGTTTCTATCAAGTAATCTAAATGCGCCTAAACAACTTAGTGGCGAACAAGTTTTAGATGCGATCGCTATTCAACAAGGTATCTTGGTGGAAAGAGTTGAGGATGTGTATTCTTTTTCGCACCTGACTTTGCAGGAATATCTAACGGCAAGATATATCCACACTCATGGTCAAATTTCGCAGATGGTGGAGAAATATCTGACTGATAAACGATGGAGAGAAGTATTTCTATTGACTTCAGGATTGATGGTGGATAGAGGTTCTGATGAACTGCTTCTAGAGATGCACAAAGCCGCAAAACAGTATGCACGTCATCCCAAGGTGAAAGCATTACTGCAATGGGCAGATCAAGTTATAGCAAGTTCATCAGGTATTCTTAAACCTGCGGCTAAACGAGCAGCAGCCATAGTATTTATTAATAGTAGAGATAGTTCTTCCGAGCTTTTGCACCAAACTATGTGCATTTATAGAGGCATAGACAGAGGTGAAGCTAGAGAAAATGCGAGAGCAATTACGAGTGTAATTGCTAGTGGTGTTAGCGCCATTATCAGCCCAGTTATTATCGCCGCTAGCAATAGAGCTAGAGACGAGTTAGAGCAATTAGGCATTGTTACAACAAGATTAGGATTCTCCCAATTTTTAATTGACTTAGAATCTGTCAGATATTATCTAAACAGTACAGATATCACCCGAATTGAAACTCAAAAATTTATTGTCAACGATACAGAAGAATTACAAGCTCTAAACAAATATCTCTATAGCATCGATCTACTCCTCAAATGCAAGCAAGAAGCAGCTAGGCTCTCCCATACAACGTGGTATGAGATTGAAGTAGAACTTTTGCTACCACCAGATGATTAAGAAAAACATCAATTACACAAACCCATAAATTCTATCCGTAGGGCGCAGCATTACCGCCACCATTTATGCATATCAACGCGATCGCAAAATGGTAATGCGATCGCCAAAACGAGCAAATGTAGCTACTCAAAACTTAGCCAATCAAAAATCTGGGAAACCGTTAAACTTAAATCAATTCCACTGAGGACAGGTACAGTTTGAGAACCTTCCAAAATTTGAATACGATGCTCAGGTAACACTACCAAAATATTTTCATCTTCAGGATCGAGCAACCAACCTAACTCCGTGCCATGGTCTACACAATGCAACAAATTAGCTATCACTTTATTTTGTCTCTGATCGGGAGAAAGTATCTCGATCGCCCAATCAGGATATATTTCAAAACGGTTAGCCACTCGTCCTGATGATTTGCGAGGAATTCTCTCCCAACGAAATACGGAAACATCAGGAACGATTGAGGCTCCTCCAAAAGTACAGCGTAATTCCGAAAAAGCATAGGCAATCTTTGGAGTTTCAACAACTTGGTTAATGTTTGTACATAACTTAACTTGTAACCGACTGTGTTCTCCTTGCGGCATAAATTTTTGAGTAACTTGTC harbors:
- a CDS encoding NACHT domain-containing NTPase is translated as MTGFEPLITPLVAIALEVLKDSGKKEGENIFASWMKRDVGKDLQDVVFKAMGKYIESYTKRHGKLKVLGMKDPVELDEIFTTVQLLGEDEIQQFATIDDLEKLYREAGQRLLRYRSKERQDGITVASKKQFLMVLGAPGAGKSTFLRKIGLESFKGKKGNFKHQAIPVLLELKKFTESKIDLKALIEAEFTTCGFPKPKEFTESALDKGKLLVLLDGLDEVPSANVNSVIDAIQDFVDRYDKNRYIASCRTAAYRYNFKRFSDVILSEFDDGQIQQFINNWFRSEEDKQAGTAALCWELLERDENKAAKELAHSPILLTFLCLTYDKSQTFANNRSGLYKKALRILLEEWAAEKRIMRQAIYEGLSVELEEVLLSEIACEGFAADRLFIPQSQLVERIKEFLSSNLNAPKQLSGEQVLDAIAIQQGILVERVEDVYSFSHLTLQEYLTARYIHTHGQISQMVEKYLTDKRWREVFLLTSGLMVDRGSDELLLEMHKAAKQYARHPKVKALLQWADQVIASSSGILKPAAKRAAAIVFINSRDSSSELLHQTMCIYRGIDRGEARENARAITSVIASGVSAIISPVIIAASNRARDELEQLGIVTTRLGFSQFLIDLESVRYYLNSTDITRIETQKFIVNDTEELQALNKYLYSIDLLLKCKQEAARLSHTTWYEIEVELLLPPDD
- a CDS encoding Uma2 family endonuclease; this translates as MVITAAKPYSLETFLEIPETKPASEFINGQVTQKFMPQGEHSRLQVKLCTNINQVVETPKIAYAFSELRCTFGGASIVPDVSVFRWERIPRKSSGRVANRFEIYPDWAIEILSPDQRQNKVIANLLHCVDHGTELGWLLDPEDENILVVLPEHRIQILEGSQTVPVLSGIDLSLTVSQIFDWLSFE